Proteins from one Mesorhizobium sp. M9A.F.Ca.ET.002.03.1.2 genomic window:
- a CDS encoding class I SAM-dependent methyltransferase, translating to MNQMSFDGESLITPEAIADALISPRRPRRHDEQFEAGKAELALILGFAGQRFERESDTAAIINRANVDLHALRGKLHPAVWQELIPIAQNHPALEFFLQDPFTRWSFEKPRGYSGDAHLLDFIYGHPSVAAEIAGASPLGKALYDSTKDSLSSNAVRERRDLLARHVDETAALQGRETEILTIAAGHLREADRSAALREGRIKRWIALDQDPQSVGSVARDFRGTAVEALDGSVSGLLTNAYELGRFDFIYAAGLYDYLTHKVAVKLTRCCLHKLKPGGTFLFANFSPEMIDDGFMETVMNWALLQRSEADMWNIINASVDRNTVEAQVFFGENRNVLYGVIEKRG from the coding sequence ATGAATCAAATGTCGTTCGACGGGGAAAGTCTTATCACTCCCGAAGCAATCGCGGACGCGTTGATTTCCCCGCGCCGCCCCCGTCGGCATGACGAGCAGTTCGAAGCCGGCAAGGCCGAGCTGGCGCTGATCCTGGGGTTTGCCGGGCAAAGGTTCGAACGGGAGAGCGACACGGCCGCGATCATCAATCGCGCCAATGTCGATCTGCATGCATTGCGCGGCAAGCTGCATCCGGCGGTCTGGCAGGAACTCATCCCGATCGCCCAGAACCACCCGGCCCTGGAGTTCTTCCTGCAGGATCCTTTCACGCGCTGGTCGTTCGAAAAGCCCAGGGGGTATTCGGGCGACGCCCATCTGCTTGACTTCATCTACGGCCATCCGAGCGTCGCGGCGGAGATCGCCGGCGCCAGCCCGCTCGGGAAGGCGCTTTACGACAGCACGAAGGATTCCCTTTCCTCGAACGCCGTGAGGGAGCGGCGCGATCTCCTGGCGCGGCATGTCGACGAAACCGCGGCTCTTCAAGGGCGGGAGACGGAAATCCTCACCATCGCCGCGGGACATCTGCGCGAAGCCGATCGTTCCGCCGCCCTTCGCGAAGGGCGGATCAAGCGGTGGATTGCACTCGATCAGGATCCCCAGAGCGTCGGATCGGTCGCGCGCGACTTTCGCGGAACAGCCGTTGAGGCGCTCGACGGCTCCGTTAGTGGCCTGCTGACCAACGCCTACGAACTCGGCCGGTTCGATTTTATCTATGCGGCGGGTCTCTACGATTACCTTACCCACAAGGTAGCCGTTAAGCTCACCCGGTGCTGCCTGCACAAGCTGAAGCCGGGCGGGACCTTTCTCTTCGCCAATTTCTCGCCGGAAATGATCGACGACGGCTTCATGGAGACGGTCATGAACTGGGCGCTGCTGCAGCGCTCGGAGGCCGATATGTGGAACATCATCAATGCCAGCGTCGACCGCAACACCGTCGAGGCGCAGGTGTTCTTTGGCGAGAACCGCAACGTTCTGTATGGCGTCATCGAAAAGCGCGGATAG
- a CDS encoding EAL domain-containing protein, whose product MSRDELPVLYRQYHDEYGTKATRLGIWSSFLVYMLFSITDILLVPDVAAYTVAARFTFGVVMLSIFELLFRWNGRSAWLDRLCAAAVFLGYLIWLVPSMMTEHTVNMSYYMVFGAIFMMGANLFFSFQFQLSVITSSLVFSVFFLAMVVLYPHDTSYQIAFGTFYLSCFVFTSYVNWKLNQERYNVFLNALEAKIQHKEATERGQALLNLSRTDPLTGLENRRAIDEKLRHYWSDWQRYGSGFVAILIDVDFFKRFNDFYGHQEGDRCLILVANALADMVKQHNGSIGRYGGEEFIVLAHMEKREQVADIAEAIRSTVENLAIAHEHRRDGTSVVTVSVGAAFTRPQTGAKLEKIIHEADRALYLSKAGGRNCARLFDPNDPQSSDESENIAALLKIAIGQDLVSLVYQPIQNVVSGRVEAVEALMRLNMLDGTSVPPSLFIPVAERTGAILALGRWAIRTVCAELLAQDHVRVVSVNVSPIQLKTPGFAASVATILSDTGVAGSRLAFEITEGLEMEIHSDILRCISDLKLLGIRIWLDDFGTGFAGLSWLRLIDFDTVKIDRSFLHDCGAPRGKAMLQDIIALVRNRGHKILVEGVETDEQMALVRELGIDEVQGFYLGRPVPATRFRARPTTHKRSLSLVKSA is encoded by the coding sequence CTGTCGCGGGATGAGCTTCCCGTTCTCTACCGGCAGTACCACGACGAATACGGAACGAAGGCGACCAGGCTAGGGATCTGGTCCTCGTTTCTCGTCTACATGCTCTTCTCGATCACCGATATCCTGCTGGTGCCGGACGTCGCGGCCTACACCGTCGCCGCGCGCTTCACGTTCGGCGTGGTCATGTTGTCGATATTCGAGTTGCTGTTTCGCTGGAACGGCAGATCCGCCTGGTTGGACCGGCTCTGCGCCGCGGCCGTCTTCCTCGGATATTTGATCTGGCTCGTCCCGTCGATGATGACCGAGCACACGGTAAACATGTCGTACTACATGGTTTTCGGCGCCATTTTCATGATGGGCGCGAACCTGTTTTTCAGCTTTCAATTTCAGTTGTCGGTCATAACCTCGAGCCTTGTGTTTTCCGTTTTCTTCCTGGCCATGGTGGTCCTCTATCCGCACGACACGTCGTATCAGATCGCTTTCGGCACCTTCTATCTCTCATGCTTCGTTTTCACGTCCTACGTGAACTGGAAGCTGAACCAGGAGCGTTACAACGTCTTCCTGAACGCCCTCGAGGCCAAAATCCAGCACAAGGAAGCCACTGAACGCGGACAGGCGCTGTTGAACCTGTCGAGAACCGATCCGCTTACGGGGCTGGAGAATCGGCGTGCGATTGACGAGAAGCTGCGGCACTACTGGAGCGACTGGCAAAGGTATGGCAGCGGTTTTGTGGCGATCCTCATCGACGTGGACTTCTTCAAAAGGTTCAATGACTTCTACGGGCATCAAGAAGGCGACCGCTGCCTTATTCTTGTCGCCAATGCCCTTGCCGATATGGTCAAGCAGCACAATGGCTCGATCGGCCGCTACGGCGGTGAAGAATTCATTGTCCTGGCTCACATGGAGAAAAGAGAACAGGTCGCGGATATCGCGGAAGCCATTCGAAGCACGGTGGAGAACCTCGCGATTGCCCATGAGCATCGCAGGGACGGCACCTCGGTTGTGACGGTGAGCGTTGGCGCTGCATTCACCAGGCCGCAGACTGGCGCCAAGCTGGAGAAGATCATCCACGAGGCCGATCGCGCGCTCTATCTGTCAAAAGCAGGCGGTCGAAATTGTGCCCGGCTGTTCGATCCAAACGATCCCCAGAGCAGCGACGAGAGCGAGAACATTGCGGCTTTGCTGAAGATCGCGATCGGCCAGGATCTCGTTTCACTCGTCTATCAGCCAATCCAGAATGTCGTGTCCGGCCGAGTTGAAGCCGTCGAGGCTCTGATGCGCCTCAACATGCTGGACGGTACATCGGTTCCGCCGAGCCTGTTCATTCCCGTGGCGGAACGAACTGGCGCGATCCTGGCGCTCGGGCGCTGGGCAATAAGGACGGTGTGCGCTGAGCTCCTGGCGCAGGATCACGTCCGTGTCGTCAGTGTCAACGTCTCTCCAATTCAGCTCAAGACGCCCGGCTTCGCAGCTTCCGTTGCGACCATTTTGAGCGACACTGGCGTAGCCGGCAGCAGGCTGGCCTTCGAAATCACCGAAGGGCTGGAGATGGAGATACACTCCGACATTCTTCGCTGTATCAGCGACCTGAAGCTGCTGGGGATCAGGATCTGGCTTGATGACTTCGGGACGGGCTTCGCGGGCCTCTCATGGCTTCGTTTGATCGATTTCGATACGGTGAAGATCGACCGCTCATTTCTTCATGACTGCGGCGCCCCGAGGGGCAAGGCGATGCTGCAGGACATTATTGCCCTGGTCAGAAATCGCGGCCATAAAATCCTGGTCGAAGGGGTGGAAACCGACGAGCAGATGGCCCTTGTACGCGAACTTGGCATAGATGAAGTCCAAGGCTTTTATCTCGGCCGTCCCGTTCCCGCCACGAGGTTCCGCGCGAGGCCGACTACCCACAAACGCTCACTTTCACTTGTCAAGTCCGCATGA
- a CDS encoding thioredoxin family protein → MTASAENGRKSGQPAMHTPPVVSPQAWEAAREQLLVKEKAQTRARDALAAERRRMPWMAVEKTYAFEGPGGKASLLDLFEGRRQLIVYRAFFEPGVFGWPDHACRGCSLGADQVGHLAHLNARDTTLVYASRAPQADIARLKARMGWEMPWYTITDSFDADFGVDEWHGHNVFIRDGERVFRTYFINTRGDEAMGTVWSYLDATPLGRQEVWEDSPEGYPQTPTYKWWNWHDSYAADPAADKKWAEVSEAGEAAFREASTKP, encoded by the coding sequence ATGACTGCATCAGCCGAGAACGGACGGAAAAGCGGACAGCCTGCCATGCACACGCCACCGGTGGTGTCGCCGCAGGCGTGGGAGGCGGCCCGCGAGCAGTTGCTCGTGAAGGAAAAGGCCCAGACCCGCGCCCGTGACGCCCTGGCCGCCGAGCGGCGGCGGATGCCGTGGATGGCGGTGGAGAAGACGTATGCGTTCGAGGGGCCCGGCGGAAAGGCGAGCCTGCTCGACCTGTTCGAAGGCCGCCGTCAGCTGATCGTCTACCGCGCCTTCTTCGAGCCCGGCGTGTTCGGCTGGCCCGACCACGCCTGCCGCGGCTGCTCGCTCGGGGCCGATCAGGTCGGCCACCTCGCCCATCTGAATGCCCGCGACACCACCCTCGTATACGCCTCGCGCGCACCGCAGGCGGACATCGCGCGCCTCAAGGCGCGAATGGGCTGGGAGATGCCCTGGTACACCATCACCGACAGCTTCGATGCCGACTTCGGCGTGGACGAGTGGCACGGCCACAACGTGTTCATCCGCGACGGCGAACGGGTGTTCCGCACCTACTTCATCAACACTCGCGGCGATGAGGCGATGGGGACGGTCTGGAGCTATCTCGACGCGACGCCGCTCGGCCGCCAGGAGGTCTGGGAGGATTCGCCCGAGGGCTATCCCCAGACCCCGACCTACAAGTGGTGGAACTGGCACGACAGCTACGCCGCGGATCCAGCAGCCGACAAGAAGTGGGCCGAGGTGTCGGAGGCCGGAGAAGCGGCGTTCCGGGAGGCGAGCACGAAGCCATGA
- a CDS encoding LysR family transcriptional regulator, with amino-acid sequence MNLHDVDVFNAIMITRGASTAATLLDTSQPAISRSLAKLEAELGFKLFDRIRGRLVPTREGELFHAEVKANLVGLDRLKLRAAQIKEVGTGTIRVASLSALGHGLVPRAIVAFSRKHRQVRISYQVRTSNVVRDLVASGSFDIGLAADEVDTSGVIHSVFNTPRAVCVMPKNHRLAEKAVITPTDLADEAFLALSPEDTVRVAMDKVFAAYGVRPRILIETPYGLTIAILAAKGMGVGLVNPSVIADRMIAGIIAIPFEPAVHFRALILRPPDGINSALITDFTAELYAARNALSTEE; translated from the coding sequence ATGAACCTGCACGACGTCGATGTCTTCAACGCAATCATGATCACGCGCGGAGCTAGCACTGCCGCAACGCTGCTCGACACCTCGCAGCCAGCGATTAGCCGTTCGCTCGCGAAGTTGGAGGCCGAACTCGGCTTCAAGTTGTTCGACCGCATCCGCGGCAGACTGGTACCCACGCGCGAAGGCGAACTTTTCCATGCAGAAGTGAAGGCTAATCTAGTCGGTCTCGATCGGCTGAAGCTGCGCGCGGCCCAGATCAAGGAAGTGGGCACGGGGACGATCCGCGTCGCCAGCCTTTCGGCGCTGGGGCATGGGCTAGTGCCGCGCGCCATCGTGGCCTTTTCGCGAAAGCATCGGCAGGTGCGCATCAGCTATCAGGTGCGCACCTCCAACGTGGTGCGCGATCTGGTGGCATCAGGGAGTTTCGACATCGGGCTCGCCGCAGACGAGGTGGACACGAGCGGTGTGATCCACAGCGTCTTCAACACGCCGCGCGCGGTTTGCGTGATGCCGAAGAACCATCGGCTGGCGGAGAAGGCGGTGATCACGCCAACCGATCTCGCCGACGAGGCGTTCCTGGCATTGTCACCGGAGGACACGGTGCGGGTTGCGATGGACAAGGTCTTCGCCGCGTATGGCGTGCGCCCGCGCATCCTGATCGAGACCCCCTATGGCCTAACGATCGCCATTCTTGCCGCAAAAGGCATGGGAGTCGGCCTGGTTAATCCGTCCGTTATCGCCGACCGCATGATTGCCGGCATTATCGCAATACCGTTCGAGCCGGCGGTCCATTTCCGCGCGCTGATCCTGCGACCGCCAGACGGCATCAACTCGGCTCTGATTACCGATTTCACGGCGGAACTCTATGCCGCGCGCAATGCGCTGTCGACCGAAGAGTAG
- a CDS encoding PLP-dependent transferase codes for MTQRDDTCHVHPPMRSQEPFQSLAMPVERASTVVFDDLESFERRVERLYDGFSYGLYGTPTSRQLEDHIAVLEHATRALVVPSGMAAIVLATMATCRGGDRVLMPETLYGPARDMMARFLGPLGIDAVSYDSRLDAGIAALLDDTTRLVWMESPGSSTLEVQDVPAIVGVAHKAGALVAADNTWASHLLFKPLDHNVDISMQALSKHAGGHGDLLMGSVAVRDEALFRRLKDTARFLGYGVSPEDCALCERGLMTMPVRMRHADATARSIMEWLSGRAEIAQLLHPSLPDHPGHAIWKRDFAGSAGVFSFVLRPELASLQSKVLGRMRLFRLGASWGGVHSLIAISDPRRDRPSPDWLKRGPVWRLSIGLEAPDDLLADLSQAFDLFAEALQNGVALADAKAAE; via the coding sequence ATGACCCAGCGCGACGACACCTGCCATGTCCATCCTCCCATGCGTTCGCAAGAGCCGTTCCAGTCGTTGGCGATGCCCGTCGAGCGTGCGTCGACCGTCGTCTTCGACGATCTCGAATCCTTCGAACGTCGCGTCGAGCGTCTGTATGACGGCTTCAGCTACGGGCTCTACGGCACGCCGACCAGCCGTCAGTTGGAAGATCATATCGCCGTGCTGGAGCACGCGACGCGCGCGCTTGTCGTCCCGTCCGGCATGGCCGCCATCGTGCTGGCGACCATGGCCACCTGCCGCGGCGGCGACCGGGTGCTGATGCCTGAAACACTTTACGGTCCGGCGCGCGACATGATGGCCCGTTTTCTAGGGCCGCTCGGCATCGACGCCGTTTCCTATGATTCCCGGCTCGACGCTGGAATAGCTGCGCTGCTTGACGACACGACACGGCTGGTGTGGATGGAATCGCCGGGCTCGTCCACCTTGGAGGTGCAGGACGTGCCGGCCATCGTGGGAGTAGCTCACAAGGCCGGCGCGTTGGTGGCGGCGGACAATACCTGGGCTTCGCACCTGCTTTTCAAGCCGCTCGACCACAACGTCGACATTTCTATGCAAGCGCTTTCCAAACATGCCGGCGGCCATGGCGATCTGCTAATGGGTTCGGTCGCCGTGCGTGATGAGGCTCTGTTCCGGCGCCTCAAGGATACGGCGCGATTTCTCGGCTACGGCGTTTCGCCAGAGGACTGCGCGCTGTGCGAGCGCGGCTTGATGACCATGCCGGTGCGCATGCGACACGCCGACGCCACGGCCCGCAGCATCATGGAGTGGCTGTCGGGGCGGGCCGAAATCGCACAGCTCCTGCACCCGAGCCTGCCGGACCATCCCGGCCATGCTATCTGGAAACGCGACTTCGCCGGTTCGGCGGGGGTGTTCTCTTTCGTGCTACGGCCGGAACTGGCCTCGCTCCAATCCAAAGTTCTCGGTCGCATGCGCCTGTTCAGGCTGGGCGCGAGCTGGGGCGGTGTGCATTCGTTGATCGCGATCAGTGATCCGCGAAGAGATCGGCCCAGCCCCGATTGGCTGAAGCGTGGTCCGGTCTGGCGCCTATCGATCGGCCTCGAGGCACCCGACGACCTGCTGGCCGATCTTTCCCAAGCCTTCGACCTTTTTGCCGAAGCCCTGCAGAACGGAGTTGCCTTGGCCGATGCCAAGGCTGCCGAGTGA
- a CDS encoding transporter substrate-binding domain-containing protein, whose translation MKTRSLKWITGIAIGLVGLAAGVGEVSAQAVVNKIKERGYVSCGASQGVPGLSRPDEKGYYRGFDSDICRAFAVAILGDKDKIRYVPLNAGQRFPALQTGEIDILSRTSTITFTRDTVVRFVWINLYDTDGVLVRKADNITEPKLLDGKTVCLQGGGSLTEKAIEETEEEFGISMKKVYYDSTIQARDAFFGGRCDSYVTDGTAAAGQRASVAKNPDDYDILKVGHAAEPNGVAVARGDDQLFDVVRWTMNALFWAEANGITAQNVDEKLAAGNPEIKRVLGEEPGFGAPLGLDDKWAYNVIKQMGNYAEIWDRNLGKDSTLKVERGMNALWKDGGLNYPFPWD comes from the coding sequence ATGAAAACCAGAAGTTTGAAATGGATCACCGGTATCGCGATCGGACTAGTGGGTCTGGCCGCCGGCGTCGGCGAGGTGTCGGCGCAGGCCGTCGTCAACAAGATCAAGGAGCGCGGTTATGTGAGCTGCGGCGCCAGCCAAGGCGTGCCAGGTCTCTCGCGCCCGGACGAGAAAGGCTATTATCGCGGCTTCGATTCCGACATCTGCCGCGCGTTCGCGGTCGCTATCCTCGGCGACAAGGATAAGATCCGCTATGTGCCCCTCAATGCCGGCCAACGTTTCCCGGCACTGCAGACGGGCGAGATCGACATTCTGTCGCGCACATCCACCATCACATTTACCCGGGATACGGTTGTCCGTTTCGTCTGGATCAACCTCTACGACACGGACGGTGTGCTGGTGCGCAAGGCCGACAACATCACTGAGCCGAAACTGCTCGACGGCAAGACCGTCTGCCTGCAGGGCGGCGGCTCCCTGACCGAAAAGGCCATTGAGGAAACCGAGGAAGAATTCGGGATTTCCATGAAGAAGGTCTACTACGACTCGACCATTCAGGCGCGTGACGCTTTCTTCGGTGGTCGTTGCGACTCCTACGTAACCGACGGCACCGCCGCGGCAGGCCAGCGTGCCTCGGTGGCCAAGAATCCGGACGACTACGACATCCTCAAGGTCGGTCACGCCGCTGAACCCAATGGCGTGGCTGTCGCGCGCGGCGACGACCAGCTCTTCGACGTGGTGCGCTGGACAATGAACGCTCTGTTCTGGGCCGAAGCCAACGGCATCACCGCGCAGAACGTCGATGAAAAGCTCGCTGCGGGCAATCCGGAGATCAAACGGGTGCTTGGCGAAGAGCCCGGCTTTGGCGCGCCGCTCGGGCTGGACGACAAATGGGCCTACAACGTCATCAAGCAGATGGGCAACTATGCCGAAATCTGGGACCGGAACCTCGGCAAGGACAGCACGCTCAAGGTCGAACGCGGCATGAATGCGCTGTGGAAAGACGGCGGTCTCAACTATCCCTTCCCATGGGATTGA